A DNA window from Desulforegula conservatrix Mb1Pa contains the following coding sequences:
- a CDS encoding HAMP domain-containing protein translates to MDGQINQDKGSTGIKFGISQKLSILILIVSVFPLLILGISNYIHNMNVLRADAENLLSQTASGMAGQVNEWIDKNTRSLIMVSKQPGIQSMEKDSQDKIIKSFQEEFPWVYLVFTVDKSGHNISRTDNGEAQNYSDRGYFKEVMSGKAFAFETLIGKTSKKPALVMAVPIKSGDEIIGVLGAAMNIDRLSTTVATWKNGRTGYAFMVDGENKVISHPKPEYNLEQKNLSDDPLIKAARSGNSSKPVYFKNEMGQSVLAVSVKVSNDWMLSVRQDESEIFASIRQFQILAIAILLLSTLISVILAVIVGKSITRPVLFLADAANKMSLGEMDLKIDIDTKDEIGVLAESISRLQTSLVIALKRLKK, encoded by the coding sequence ATGGACGGCCAAATAAACCAGGATAAGGGCAGTACCGGAATAAAGTTTGGGATTTCACAGAAGTTGAGCATTCTTATTCTTATAGTGTCTGTTTTCCCTTTACTGATCTTAGGTATCTCAAATTATATTCATAATATGAATGTACTGAGAGCCGATGCTGAAAATCTTCTGTCCCAGACCGCAAGTGGAATGGCAGGGCAGGTGAATGAGTGGATAGATAAAAATACGAGAAGCCTGATAATGGTTTCAAAACAGCCTGGTATCCAGTCAATGGAAAAAGACTCCCAGGACAAAATAATCAAATCGTTTCAGGAGGAATTTCCTTGGGTCTATCTTGTCTTCACCGTTGATAAATCAGGCCATAATATTTCAAGGACAGATAATGGTGAGGCTCAGAACTACTCTGACAGAGGCTATTTCAAAGAAGTAATGTCTGGCAAGGCATTTGCTTTTGAGACTCTTATCGGCAAAACTTCAAAAAAACCAGCGCTTGTAATGGCTGTGCCTATTAAAAGCGGGGATGAAATTATTGGCGTTCTTGGAGCTGCTATGAATATTGATAGACTTTCCACTACAGTTGCCACATGGAAAAATGGCAGAACAGGTTATGCTTTTATGGTGGATGGGGAAAACAAGGTAATATCGCATCCTAAACCGGAATATAATCTTGAACAGAAAAATCTTAGTGATGATCCTTTAATAAAAGCTGCCAGATCCGGCAATTCTTCCAAGCCAGTGTATTTCAAGAATGAAATGGGCCAGAGTGTATTGGCCGTAAGTGTTAAAGTATCAAATGACTGGATGCTTTCTGTCAGGCAGGATGAATCAGAAATTTTTGCCAGCATCAGGCAGTTCCAGATACTTGCCATTGCTATTTTGTTGTTGTCAACGCTGATATCAGTGATTCTGGCGGTTATTGTTGGAAAATCCATCACCAGGCCAGTCCTTTTCCTGGCGGATGCCGCAAACAAGATGAGTCTTGGTGAAATGGACTTGAAAATTGATATTGATACAAAAGACGAGATCGGAGTACTTGCCGAATCAATTTCAAGGCTTCAGACAAGCCTTGTCATTGCCTTAAAAAGGCTCAAAAAATAA
- a CDS encoding glycerol-3-phosphate dehydrogenase/oxidase, which produces MDFSSLPVSADVVIAGGGITGAGVLREAIRMGLSAVLIEQKDYAWGTSSKSSKLIHGGLRYLKEGKVHLTMDSVIHRERLIREAPGLVSSLGFYMPVYEDKGPGKLMLETGLTVYDLISKKKQHHYLDRDEFTKILPGLDKKGLKGGFYFHDAQVDDSRLVQRLISESKALGGYSVNYTRLTDIHRDLKGMVNAVTVQDIETGKPHEIKTKAVINATGAWAESIMKSPNPAYHLRPLRGSHLVFPKETFSFNDAVTLIHPSDKRPLFIIPWESVYIFGTTDIDHKNDLSKEPSMTKQEAVYLIEALDYYFGSLGKGIKDAISSFSGIRPVLSRGNVPPSKESREHAVWENKGLVTVTGGKLTTFRKLAWDALKAAKAYISINKGINEKQPAFTLNASTRSDSDLISERAWKRLSGRYGKNAHDIIKGWDGKVTEISGCEITWAELKFSSANEQIRHLSDLLQRRTRLGLLLPNGGSEILDELGQIVKPVLGWDEHKWNEEVEIYKKEWQKFHRPPVI; this is translated from the coding sequence ATGGATTTTTCGAGTCTTCCTGTAAGTGCCGATGTGGTAATCGCCGGAGGAGGGATAACGGGCGCCGGAGTTTTAAGGGAAGCCATAAGAATGGGACTTAGCGCAGTTCTGATAGAACAGAAGGACTATGCATGGGGCACTTCCAGCAAATCATCAAAACTTATTCACGGTGGTTTGCGGTATCTCAAGGAAGGCAAAGTCCATCTCACCATGGATTCGGTTATTCACAGGGAAAGACTAATCAGGGAAGCACCGGGGCTTGTCTCATCCCTTGGATTTTATATGCCTGTATACGAAGACAAGGGCCCTGGAAAACTGATGCTTGAAACAGGCCTTACGGTATACGACCTGATATCAAAAAAAAAACAGCATCATTATCTCGACAGAGATGAATTTACAAAAATTCTGCCGGGGCTTGATAAAAAAGGCTTAAAGGGTGGTTTTTATTTTCATGATGCCCAGGTTGACGATTCAAGGCTTGTACAGAGACTCATAAGTGAATCGAAGGCTCTTGGAGGCTATTCAGTTAATTATACCAGGCTTACGGATATCCACAGAGACCTCAAGGGCATGGTAAATGCGGTAACGGTTCAAGATATAGAGACAGGAAAGCCCCATGAAATCAAGACAAAAGCTGTAATTAATGCCACAGGAGCTTGGGCTGAGAGCATTATGAAATCACCAAATCCTGCTTATCACCTGAGGCCTCTCAGGGGCAGCCATCTTGTATTTCCAAAAGAAACTTTTTCCTTTAACGACGCAGTCACACTTATCCACCCTTCTGACAAGCGCCCTCTTTTCATTATTCCGTGGGAATCCGTATATATTTTTGGAACCACTGACATTGACCACAAAAATGATCTGAGTAAAGAACCATCAATGACAAAACAGGAGGCTGTTTATCTTATTGAGGCTCTTGATTACTATTTCGGAAGCCTTGGCAAAGGCATCAAAGATGCCATATCATCATTTTCCGGAATAAGACCTGTGTTAAGCAGGGGTAATGTGCCTCCGTCAAAAGAATCCAGGGAGCACGCAGTCTGGGAGAATAAAGGTCTTGTAACAGTTACCGGCGGTAAACTTACAACTTTCAGAAAGCTTGCCTGGGACGCACTCAAAGCCGCAAAAGCATATATATCTATAAATAAGGGAATAAACGAGAAACAGCCTGCTTTCACTTTAAACGCTTCAACTCGCTCAGACAGCGATCTGATTTCAGAGAGAGCATGGAAAAGGCTTTCAGGAAGATATGGAAAAAATGCACATGATATTATCAAAGGATGGGATGGCAAGGTTACAGAAATATCTGGCTGTGAAATAACATGGGCTGAATTAAAATTCAGCTCAGCAAACGAGCAAATCCGCCATCTTTCCGATCTTCTTCAGAGAAGAACAAGACTCGGGCTTCTACTTCCAAATGGTGGTAGCGAAATTTTGGATGAACTTGGGCAAATAGTTAAACCTGTTTTAGGCTGGGATGAACATAAGTGGAATGAAGAAGTAGAAATCTATAAAAAAGAATGGCAGAAGTTCCATCGTCCGCCCGTAATATAA